One Vespa crabro chromosome 9, iyVesCrab1.2, whole genome shotgun sequence genomic region harbors:
- the LOC124427136 gene encoding putative phosphatidate phosphatase isoform X2, whose translation MDRTSKLLLRKIIIDFVCLLVVSLAVLMFFLFGKPYKRGFFCNDESLMHPYHSSTVTSTMLYVIGLFLPICTMIAGEYLYGRQYSSDSSRVLFGYTIPPWLWMAYIKVGVFGFGAATTVFMTDIAKYTIGRLRPHFMTLCVPDINCNLPENQFRYIENFTCTAPGISPKLLKEMRLSFPSGHSSFSAYTMIYLAIYLQLRITWKGSKLLKHISQLICIFMAWFTAMSRISDYKHHWSDVLAGSTIGTIIALVVIFCIADLFEERRRSCRVEKQRTGDYEATEAVISGKLVCSRENETSNLLVSALRMHPSSFGTF comes from the exons ATGGATCGAACGTCAAAGTTACTTTTACGGAAAATCATCATCGACTTTGTCTGCTTACTTGTCG TTAGTCTAGCTGTTTTGATGTTCTTCCTCTTTGGTAAACCATACAAGCGTGGGTTTTTCTGCAACGATGAATCATTGATGCATCCATACCATTCGTCCACGGTTACTAGTACGATGCTCTACGTCATTGGCCTCTTTCTTCCTATATGTACG ATGATCGCAGGTGAGTACTTATATGGAAGACAATATTCTAGCGATTCGTCAAGAGTACTCTTTGGATACACGATCCCACCTTGGCTTTGGATGGCTTACATTAAG GTTGGTGTTTTCGGATTTGGAGCAGCAACAACAGTTTTTATGACGGACATTGCCAAATACACGATTGGTCGATTGAGACCACATTTTATGACACTCTGCGTACCAGACATTAATTGCAATTTGCCTGAAAATCAGTTCAGATATATCGAGAATTTCACTTGTACTGCACCAGGCATTTCGCCGAAATTACTTAAGGAAATGAG ATTATCTTTTCCTTCGGGGCACTCCTCGTTTTCAGCCTATACGATGATCTACCTCGCC ATTTATTTGCAGCTAAGAATTACATGGAAAGGTAGCAAATTACTGAAGCATATATCTCAACTTATATGCATTTTTATGGCGTGGTTTACGGCAATGTCAAGAATTTCCGATTATAAACATCATTGGAGCGACGTTCTTGCCGGATCGACCATCGGTACCATTATCGCTCTTGTTGTG ATATTCTGCATAGCCGATCTCTTCGAGGAAAGACGAAGGAGCTGTCGGGTGGAAAAACAACGGACAGGGGACTATGAAGCAACAGAAGCTG TTATCTCCGGGAAGCTAGTGTGTTCTCGGGAAAACGAAACGTCGAATTTGCTAGTGTCGGCCTTGAGGATGCACCCATCATCCTTCGGGACCTTTTAG
- the LOC124427136 gene encoding putative phosphatidate phosphatase isoform X1 has protein sequence MDRTSKLLLRKIIIDFVCLLVVSLAVLMFFLFGKPYKRGFFCNDESLMHPYHSSTVTSTMLYVIGLFLPICTMIAGEYLYGRQYSSDSSRVLFGYTIPPWLWMAYIKVGVFGFGAATTVFMTDIAKYTIGRLRPHFMTLCVPDINCNLPENQFRYIENFTCTAPGISPKLLKEMRLSFPSGHSSFSAYTMIYLAIYLQLRITWKGSKLLKHISQLICIFMAWFTAMSRISDYKHHWSDVLAGSTIGTIIALVVIFCIADLFEERRRSCRVEKQRTGDYEATEAGRNCLLVISGKLVCSRENETSNLLVSALRMHPSSFGTF, from the exons ATGGATCGAACGTCAAAGTTACTTTTACGGAAAATCATCATCGACTTTGTCTGCTTACTTGTCG TTAGTCTAGCTGTTTTGATGTTCTTCCTCTTTGGTAAACCATACAAGCGTGGGTTTTTCTGCAACGATGAATCATTGATGCATCCATACCATTCGTCCACGGTTACTAGTACGATGCTCTACGTCATTGGCCTCTTTCTTCCTATATGTACG ATGATCGCAGGTGAGTACTTATATGGAAGACAATATTCTAGCGATTCGTCAAGAGTACTCTTTGGATACACGATCCCACCTTGGCTTTGGATGGCTTACATTAAG GTTGGTGTTTTCGGATTTGGAGCAGCAACAACAGTTTTTATGACGGACATTGCCAAATACACGATTGGTCGATTGAGACCACATTTTATGACACTCTGCGTACCAGACATTAATTGCAATTTGCCTGAAAATCAGTTCAGATATATCGAGAATTTCACTTGTACTGCACCAGGCATTTCGCCGAAATTACTTAAGGAAATGAG ATTATCTTTTCCTTCGGGGCACTCCTCGTTTTCAGCCTATACGATGATCTACCTCGCC ATTTATTTGCAGCTAAGAATTACATGGAAAGGTAGCAAATTACTGAAGCATATATCTCAACTTATATGCATTTTTATGGCGTGGTTTACGGCAATGTCAAGAATTTCCGATTATAAACATCATTGGAGCGACGTTCTTGCCGGATCGACCATCGGTACCATTATCGCTCTTGTTGTG ATATTCTGCATAGCCGATCTCTTCGAGGAAAGACGAAGGAGCTGTCGGGTGGAAAAACAACGGACAGGGGACTATGAAGCAACAGAAGCTG GCCGTAACTGTCTTCTAGTTATCTCCGGGAAGCTAGTGTGTTCTCGGGAAAACGAAACGTCGAATTTGCTAGTGTCGGCCTTGAGGATGCACCCATCATCCTTCGGGACCTTTTAG
- the LOC124427136 gene encoding putative phosphatidate phosphatase isoform X4: MDRTSKLLLRKIIIDFVCLLVVSLAVLMFFLFGKPYKRGFFCNDESLMHPYHSSTVTSTMLYVIGLFLPICTMIAGEYLYGRQYSSDSSRVLFGYTIPPWLWMAYIKVGVFGFGAATTVFMTDIAKYTIGRLRPHFMTLCVPDINCNLPENQFRYIENFTCTAPGISPKLLKEMRLSFPSGHSSFSAYTMIYLAIYLQLRITWKGSKLLKHISQLICIFMAWFTAMSRISDYKHHWSDVLAGSTIGTIIALVVIFCIADLFEERRRSCRVEKQRTGDYEATEAGTQLSPGS; this comes from the exons ATGGATCGAACGTCAAAGTTACTTTTACGGAAAATCATCATCGACTTTGTCTGCTTACTTGTCG TTAGTCTAGCTGTTTTGATGTTCTTCCTCTTTGGTAAACCATACAAGCGTGGGTTTTTCTGCAACGATGAATCATTGATGCATCCATACCATTCGTCCACGGTTACTAGTACGATGCTCTACGTCATTGGCCTCTTTCTTCCTATATGTACG ATGATCGCAGGTGAGTACTTATATGGAAGACAATATTCTAGCGATTCGTCAAGAGTACTCTTTGGATACACGATCCCACCTTGGCTTTGGATGGCTTACATTAAG GTTGGTGTTTTCGGATTTGGAGCAGCAACAACAGTTTTTATGACGGACATTGCCAAATACACGATTGGTCGATTGAGACCACATTTTATGACACTCTGCGTACCAGACATTAATTGCAATTTGCCTGAAAATCAGTTCAGATATATCGAGAATTTCACTTGTACTGCACCAGGCATTTCGCCGAAATTACTTAAGGAAATGAG ATTATCTTTTCCTTCGGGGCACTCCTCGTTTTCAGCCTATACGATGATCTACCTCGCC ATTTATTTGCAGCTAAGAATTACATGGAAAGGTAGCAAATTACTGAAGCATATATCTCAACTTATATGCATTTTTATGGCGTGGTTTACGGCAATGTCAAGAATTTCCGATTATAAACATCATTGGAGCGACGTTCTTGCCGGATCGACCATCGGTACCATTATCGCTCTTGTTGTG ATATTCTGCATAGCCGATCTCTTCGAGGAAAGACGAAGGAGCTGTCGGGTGGAAAAACAACGGACAGGGGACTATGAAGCAACAGAAGCTGGTACGCAG TTATCTCCGGGAAGCTAG
- the LOC124427136 gene encoding putative phosphatidate phosphatase isoform X5: MDRTSKLLLRKIIIDFVCLLVVSLAVLMFFLFGKPYKRGFFCNDESLMHPYHSSTVTSTMLYVIGLFLPICTMIAGEYLYGRQYSSDSSRVLFGYTIPPWLWMAYIKVGVFGFGAATTVFMTDIAKYTIGRLRPHFMTLCVPDINCNLPENQFRYIENFTCTAPGISPKLLKEMRLSFPSGHSSFSAYTMIYLAIYLQLRITWKGSKLLKHISQLICIFMAWFTAMSRISDYKHHWSDVLAGSTIGTIIALVVIFCIADLFEERRRSCRVEKQRTGDYEATEAGTQAVTVF; this comes from the exons ATGGATCGAACGTCAAAGTTACTTTTACGGAAAATCATCATCGACTTTGTCTGCTTACTTGTCG TTAGTCTAGCTGTTTTGATGTTCTTCCTCTTTGGTAAACCATACAAGCGTGGGTTTTTCTGCAACGATGAATCATTGATGCATCCATACCATTCGTCCACGGTTACTAGTACGATGCTCTACGTCATTGGCCTCTTTCTTCCTATATGTACG ATGATCGCAGGTGAGTACTTATATGGAAGACAATATTCTAGCGATTCGTCAAGAGTACTCTTTGGATACACGATCCCACCTTGGCTTTGGATGGCTTACATTAAG GTTGGTGTTTTCGGATTTGGAGCAGCAACAACAGTTTTTATGACGGACATTGCCAAATACACGATTGGTCGATTGAGACCACATTTTATGACACTCTGCGTACCAGACATTAATTGCAATTTGCCTGAAAATCAGTTCAGATATATCGAGAATTTCACTTGTACTGCACCAGGCATTTCGCCGAAATTACTTAAGGAAATGAG ATTATCTTTTCCTTCGGGGCACTCCTCGTTTTCAGCCTATACGATGATCTACCTCGCC ATTTATTTGCAGCTAAGAATTACATGGAAAGGTAGCAAATTACTGAAGCATATATCTCAACTTATATGCATTTTTATGGCGTGGTTTACGGCAATGTCAAGAATTTCCGATTATAAACATCATTGGAGCGACGTTCTTGCCGGATCGACCATCGGTACCATTATCGCTCTTGTTGTG ATATTCTGCATAGCCGATCTCTTCGAGGAAAGACGAAGGAGCTGTCGGGTGGAAAAACAACGGACAGGGGACTATGAAGCAACAGAAGCTGGTACGCAG GCCGTAACTGTCTTCTAG
- the LOC124427136 gene encoding putative phosphatidate phosphatase isoform X3: protein MDRTSKLLLRKIIIDFVCLLVVSLAVLMFFLFGKPYKRGFFCNDESLMHPYHSSTVTSTMLYVIGLFLPICTMIAGEYLYGRQYSSDSSRVLFGYTIPPWLWMAYIKVGVFGFGAATTVFMTDIAKYTIGRLRPHFMTLCVPDINCNLPENQFRYIENFTCTAPGISPKLLKEMRLSFPSGHSSFSAYTMIYLAIYLQLRITWKGSKLLKHISQLICIFMAWFTAMSRISDYKHHWSDVLAGSTIGTIIALVVIFCIADLFEERRRSCRVEKQRTGDYEATEAGTQVNNGNANHNR, encoded by the exons ATGGATCGAACGTCAAAGTTACTTTTACGGAAAATCATCATCGACTTTGTCTGCTTACTTGTCG TTAGTCTAGCTGTTTTGATGTTCTTCCTCTTTGGTAAACCATACAAGCGTGGGTTTTTCTGCAACGATGAATCATTGATGCATCCATACCATTCGTCCACGGTTACTAGTACGATGCTCTACGTCATTGGCCTCTTTCTTCCTATATGTACG ATGATCGCAGGTGAGTACTTATATGGAAGACAATATTCTAGCGATTCGTCAAGAGTACTCTTTGGATACACGATCCCACCTTGGCTTTGGATGGCTTACATTAAG GTTGGTGTTTTCGGATTTGGAGCAGCAACAACAGTTTTTATGACGGACATTGCCAAATACACGATTGGTCGATTGAGACCACATTTTATGACACTCTGCGTACCAGACATTAATTGCAATTTGCCTGAAAATCAGTTCAGATATATCGAGAATTTCACTTGTACTGCACCAGGCATTTCGCCGAAATTACTTAAGGAAATGAG ATTATCTTTTCCTTCGGGGCACTCCTCGTTTTCAGCCTATACGATGATCTACCTCGCC ATTTATTTGCAGCTAAGAATTACATGGAAAGGTAGCAAATTACTGAAGCATATATCTCAACTTATATGCATTTTTATGGCGTGGTTTACGGCAATGTCAAGAATTTCCGATTATAAACATCATTGGAGCGACGTTCTTGCCGGATCGACCATCGGTACCATTATCGCTCTTGTTGTG ATATTCTGCATAGCCGATCTCTTCGAGGAAAGACGAAGGAGCTGTCGGGTGGAAAAACAACGGACAGGGGACTATGAAGCAACAGAAGCTGGTACGCAGGTGAATAATGGCAATGCTAATCACAATCGTTGA